TCCCGGCGCACGACTTCGCCGTCTCCTTCTTCTGGACGCCGTTCCAGGTCCGATGGCGCCTGACGAGCGGCCCGCCAGCGGCGGTCGGCCCCGACCGGCAGGGGGAGGTGTTCGCCGGCCCCAACGACCTCCACCTGGACGAGCCCGAGGAGCGCTGGATGCCCGCGGCCAAGGAGAACGATTACGTGGTCGTGTCCGCGTCGCACTGGTTCGCGCGCCCGGCCGTGTACTACCGCCGTGGCCAAGCCGTCGGCTGCCACGGCTGCGCCACCACGGACGGCAACGTGACTGCGCTCCCGCCGCGGTACGCGCAGCGCGCCGCGTTCCGCACCGTGCTCCGGGCGCTCGCGGGCCTCGACGGGTTCAAGGGGACGGCGATCCTGCGGACGGTGGCGCCGACGCACTACGCGAACGGAGGGTGGTTCGACGGCGGCGAGTGCCCGGACACGCAGCCGCTCGACCGGGACGAGACGGCGGACATGGCGGAGCCGGAGGGCGGGTTCTACAGGGCCCAGCTGGAGGAGTTCAgagcggcggaggaggaggcgaggaAGAACGGCGTGCGGCTCAGGCTGATGGACGTGACCCGGATCATGCTGCGACGTCCGGACGGGCACCCCGATCGGTACGGACACGGCGCCGGCGACCACGGCGGCTTCGACATCGACTGCCTGCACTGGTGCTTACCCGGACCGATCGATGTGTGGAACGAGCTGCTGCTTCAGATCATGTCCGGTTAGACTCGTCGGGTTCCTGTCTGTTTTTGCATTGTTGCGCGCGAGTTTCTCTGTATCCTTACACGAGCATGAATTTGTGCCTTGCATGAATTTTCGCCTAGCCTCATATGAGCATCTCTGTAAAAGGTTCATCAATTTTTATTCTCGACTGTGCTATGAGGTCAACTCTAGTGCAGACAGAGACGCATTTCGTACGTTCGAGCCCGTTTGGGTCGACACGGACAAAAAAACACGCCCAACACGCCGACGCAAATGGATAGATGTTCGTTTTATGTTCACCACAGCCCATTTCAGACCTAAATTTGGGCCGAGTTTGCATCTGCACGGACACGCTGTGAACGCCCGAGATGCCCTTCCCTCGTCCTTCCTTGGCCCGCCCGTCTATGGCACAACGACACCACTCTCTTCCAAAACACTCATGCCTCCTACTATGACCGCCACCCCCTTCTCGGCTGCCACCATCCCCGTCGTGGCCCCCAGCATCGTGGGCCCGAAGAAGCGCACCTCGAAGGAGACGGCCGCCGAGACGGCGAAGAGGGCCGGCCGGAGGAAGGAGGTGGAGAAAAAAGAAACCGACACCGCAGCCGAAGCCGCTAAGGCACATGCCGTTTCTTCGGAAAGCGAGGCCCTCATTGCCAAGGCCACGCACCAGGCCCTCCTCCTGCTAGGGTATCGCGACGAGCCGACCCTTTTCACCACCGCCATGGCCAGGCCGCCGTTCCCGGAGTCCCCGCGCATGTCAAGAACCCTGCCGACGTGCGGGTACCTACCCAGAGACGACCCGACCACGTCCCGCTTCTCCACGTCGCCTCGGGACGGCTCGCTGGAGATGGGTGACTACGTATCGGCGTCCCCATGGTGCCCCCTAGTCTCAACGCCACTCATGTTGCCGGCCAAACCATCGAGGCGCAAAGGAAGCACCTACGTGTGGTCTCCCCGGCCAGCTTCTCAGATGCCCGCAagttgttcgatgaaatgcccacACCGACGTCAGCCAATCCGAGGTTTCACAAGGAAGTCTTAGAGGAGATGATCAACGAGAGTGGCCAAGGGGAAGGGTATGATGATGACGAGACTCAATATGGCCAAAACGCCGCCGGCCAAGACACCCAAGGACAAGACGGCCAATACAATGATGGCCAAGACTCTGAAGGCGGCGAGGGTGTCGACAACAACGGGGAGCCATTGTCGTTTGAGGAAGAGTTGGAGGAGCAAGGCCGGCAACAAAAGGAGGAGGAAAACATGAGGACGGGAGCATACACAATGGATGAGGACAAGTCAATTTGCAAAGGTTGGATGGCAACTGGataagtgttggaaatatgccctagaggcaataataaagtggttattattatatttccttgttcatgataatcgtttattatccatgctataattgtattgaccggaaactcaaatacatgtgtggatacatagacaacaacatgtccctagtgagcctctaccggactagctcgttgatcaaagatggctatggtttcctagccatggacatgagttgtcgtttgataacgggatcacatcattaggagaatgatgtgatggacaagacccaagaCCCAAACTATGAACGTAGCATATGATCGTGTTAAGTTCATTGCTATcgttttctgcatgtcaagtatatgttcctatgaccatgaggtcatgcaactcactgacaccggaggagtgccttgtgtgtaccaaacatcgcaatgtaactgggtgattataaaggtgctctacaggtatctccaagggtgtctgttgagttggcatggatcaagactgggatttgtcactccgtatggcggagaggtatctcagggcccactcggtaatacaacatcgcAATAAGCTTGCAAGCTATGTGACCAATGAGTTAAtcacgggatcttgtattacggaacgagtaaagagaaacgagattgaactaggtatggagataccgacgatcgaatctcgggcaagtaacataccgatagacaaagggaactgcatacgggattagctgaatccttgacatcgaggttcgaccgataagatcttcatagaatatgtaggaaccaatatgggcatccaggtcccgctattggttattgactgtagaggtgtctcggtcatgtctgcgtaattctcgaacccgcagggtctacacacttaacgtttggtgacgatataagtatagttgagtcattatggtggttaccgaaggttgttcggagtcccggatgagatcccggacgtgacgaggaactccggaatggtccggaggtgaagattgatatattgcacgaagggtattggagtccgggattgttccgggggtaccggttGATGACCAACgtcaccgaaaggggtttcggggggccatgggccaaggggagggggcaaactagcccactaaggggctgagcGCCCCCACCCCACCTCACATAACCAGGAGGGTtcggggcgcccccctagggcctCCC
This sequence is a window from Aegilops tauschii subsp. strangulata cultivar AL8/78 chromosome 7, Aet v6.0, whole genome shotgun sequence. Protein-coding genes within it:
- the LOC109737101 gene encoding protein trichome birefringence-like 19 codes for the protein MIPSLGILLAGVRRSRHAIAKTTPVSALAALLFLAAATFWLLFLGPLRSPHTTLSSGASTHGLGATSCDTTLGEWVRDPAGARPHYTNATCAFIQDYQNCMKHGRPSLDFLQWRWRPDGGPGCELPRFDAARFFRIVRGKSILFVGDSLASSHVTSLVCTLSEAEIPTRRSADGFEHWRFPAHDFAVSFFWTPFQVRWRLTSGPPAAVGPDRQGEVFAGPNDLHLDEPEERWMPAAKENDYVVVSASHWFARPAVYYRRGQAVGCHGCATTDGNVTALPPRYAQRAAFRTVLRALAGLDGFKGTAILRTVAPTHYANGGWFDGGECPDTQPLDRDETADMAEPEGGFYRAQLEEFRAAEEEARKNGVRLRLMDVTRIMLRRPDGHPDRYGHGAGDHGGFDIDCLHWCLPGPIDVWNELLLQIMSG